GGTGGTTTGATGGATTTTGATGTCGTGATTGCGTCACCCGATGCCATGCGTGTCGTTGGTGCTCTCGGTCAGGTGTTGGGTCCACGCGGTTTGATGCCAAATCCTAAGACCGGCACGGTAACGCCAGATGTTGTCAATGCGGTTAAAAATGCCAAAGCCGGTCAGGTGCGCTTCCGCGCTGACAAAAACGGCATTATTCATGGTGGCATTGGCAAGATTGGTTTTGATGTAACGGCATTAAAAGAAAACCTTGAAGCCGTGATCAACGACTTGAAAAAAGCCAAACCAAGCACGGCAAAAGGTATTTACCTGAAGAAGATTACGCTGTCGACAACGATGGGTCCGGGTCTTGTTATCGATCAGGCATCATTGAATATTTAAAGTTTTGCATTTGGGGTTTGGGTGGGGCTGTTAGTTGTCGCCTCACTTGAATTGTCAAAAATCGCAGGTGTTGATATTTTCTTTTGATATATCGACTTAAAAGAGCAAAAGATACGGATATTTGGTGTCTTGATGTGAAGCCCGCGTAGACGGTTAGCCCAATTCAGGTTTTTTGCGTAAGCAGTCTGGATTTGTGCGCCGAAAGGTTCGCGTTTCAAGTGTGTAGTAGGAACGCGGTAAATAAACGATCGATGTATCGATCAAGTCCAGGAGAAATGCTGTGGCATTAGCACTCGAAGACAAAAAGGCGATTGTTGCCGAAGTCCAGAATGCAGCTAAAGGCGCGTTGTCTGCCGTGATCGCCGATTCCAGAGGCGTTACGGTAGATAAAATGGATGCGCTGCGTAAGCAGGCTCGTGAAAATGGCGTATGGCTGAGAGTTGTTCGCAACACTTTAGCTAAGCGCGCTTTCCAAGGCACTGATTACGAATGTTTAGCTGACAGTTTGGTTGGCCCAAGTATTATCGCTTTCTCTAATGAGCACCCAGGTGCTGGCGCGCGCATCCTGCGCGACTTCGCCAAAGAGAACGATAAGTTTGAACTCAAAGCGGCATGCTTTGAGGGTACTTTGGTAGATATCGGCATGTTGGCAACCTTGCCAACTTACGACGAGGCAATTTCTAAGCTGATGAGCGTTCTGAAAGAGGCGTCAGCTGGCAAGCTGGTTCGTACGATTGCAGCTGTTCGCGATCAAAAAGAGCAGCAAGCGGCATAATTGTCGAATGTTGTTTACCTAATTGAGCTTAATTCAAAGTTACTGAGGAAATAAAAATGGCACTGACTAAAGAAGACATCATCAATGCAATTTCAGAAATGTCTGTTAAAGATGTGGTTGAATTGATTTCTGCAATGGAAGAAAAATTTGGTGTTACTGCTGCTGTTGCTGCAGTTGCTGTTGCGGCGGGTCCTGCTGCTGCTGCTGAAGAGCAAACTGAATTCAATATCGTGCTGACCAGCGCTGGTGAGAAGAAAGTTAACGTTATCAAAGTAGTTCGCGAACTGACTGGTTTGGGCTTGAAAGAAGCGAAAGACTTGGTGGACGGCGCGCCATCTACTGTTAAAGAAGGAGCGTCTAAGGCGGAAGCCGAAGATGCCAAGAAAAAACTGGAGGAAGCTGGCGCTGCTGTTGAACTCAAGTAATAACACCTTGGGGTTATGCTTGCGTAATAAACGGTATTCTGCCTAGCACGAAGAGGCTGGCGAGATTGTTCTCGCTGGCCTTTTTGCGCTTCTGGTTGTTTTGCGTTTCAAGTAAGAAGAAAAAGGTACGGAAAGTATCGCAAATAAAGATGTTTGCGATTGGTAAACAAACGATCATATTGGGGAATACAGATGGCTTACTCATACACAGAGAAGAAGCGTATTCGGAAGGATTTCGGCAAGTTGCCGCAGGTGATGGATATTCCATCGTTGTTAGCGATTCAGCTTGAGTCTTACCAGAGTTTCACGCAAGAGCATGCGGTGAATGCTCGCACGGATGTCGGCTTGCAGGCCGCATTTAATTCCGTATTCCCTATTACGAGCTATAACGGCAATGCTGCGCTGGAGTATGTGGATTACTCGCTCGGCAAGCCGCTGTTTGATGTCAGTGAATCCAAATTGCGCGGTGTGACTTATGCGGCACCGTTGCGCGTCAAAGTGCGTTTGGTAATTTACGACCGCGAGTCAAGCAACAAAGCAATTAAAGACATTAAAGAGCAAGAAGTTTACATGGGCGAAATTCCGCTCATGACCGAATACGGAACTTTTATCGTTAACGGCACTGAGCGTGTCGTGGTGTCGCAATTGCACCGTTCGCCGGGCGTTTTCTTTGATCACGACAAAGGCAAAACACACAGCTCCGGTAAGCTGTTGTATAACGCCAGAATTATTCCTTACCGCGGCTCGTGGTTGGACTTTGAGTTTGATCCTAAGGATTTGGTGTTCGTGCGTATCGACCGCCGCCGTAAATTGGCAGCGACGATTTTATTGCGTGCTATTGGATATAGCACCGAAGAAATGTTAGCCATGTTCTTTGAGAACGATCAATTCCATGTGTTGGAAGGTGGTGGTTATCAGTTGAGTCTAGTGCCTTCGCGATTGCGCGGCGATATCGCAGCATTTGATATTGTCGATAACAAAGGCAATGTCATTGTTGAAGAAGGTCGTCGTATTACTGCTAGACACATCAAGCAGTTAGAAAAAGCCAATGTGGATAAGTTGCAAGTGCCAGACACTTACTTGCACGGTCATTCGCTGGCCAAAGACATTGTGAATCCAAAGACGGGCGAAGTGTTGTTTGAGTGCAACACCGTTATTGCAGCGGATGTACTGAAAAAACTGAAAGATGCGGGCATCAAAGAATTTGAAACAATTTATACCAACGATTTGGATTGTGGTGCGTTTATTTCTGAAACGCTGCGCGTGGATCCTAGTCGCACGCAATTGGAAGCACTGGTAGAAATCTACCGCATGATGCGCCCAGGCGAGCCGCCAACCAAAGAAGCTGCAGAAAACCTGTTCCAAAACTTGTTCTTCTCGCAAGAGCGGTATGAGTTGTCTGCGGTAGGTCGCATGAAGTTCAACCGCCGTTTAGGGCGCGAAGAAATTAAAGGCGAAGGCACTCTGTCGCGTGAAGATATCGTTGATGTATTGCGCTGCTTGATCGACATCCGTAACGGCAAGGGCGTGGTGGATGATATTGACCACTTGGGCAACCGCCGTGTGCGCTCTGTGGGTGAGATGGCAGAAAACCAATTCCGTATTGGTTTGGTGCGTGTTGAGCGTGCGGTAAAAGAGCGTTTGTCAGTTGCGGAAAGCGAAGGCTTGATGCCACAGGATTTGATTAACGCCAAGCCTGTTGCTGCGGCTGTGAAAGAGTTTTTTGGCTCTTCGCAGTTGTCTCAGTTTATGGATCAAAACAACCCGCTGTCTGAAATCACGCATAAGCGCCGTGTTTCTGCCCTGGGTCCCGGTGGTTTGACGCGCGAGCGCGCGGGCTTTGAAGTGCGCGATGTGCATCCAACGCACTACGGTCGTGTGTGTCCAATTGAGACGCCGGAAGGTCCAAACATCGGTTTGATCAATTCTTTGGCAACATATGCGCGCACCAATGATTACGGTTTTATCGAAACGCCGTATCGCAAAGTGATTGATGGCAAGGTGACCGATCAAATCGAATACTTGTCAGCGATCAATGAGGCAGAGTGCGTCATTGCGCAGGCTTCAGCAAAAATTGAAAAAGGTAAATTGGTTGAAGAGTTGGTGGCGGTGCGTCACCTGAATGAATTTACCGTTAAGCCACCGCAAGATGTGCAGTACATGGATGTCTCTCCGCGCCAGGTAGTTTCTGTTGCTGCATCGCTGATCCCATTTTTGGAGCACGACGACGCTAACCGTGCGTTGATGGGTTCCAACATGCAGCGCCAAGCGGTACCGACTTTACGCGCGCAAAAGCCGCTGGTAGGTACGGGCATGGAGCGCGTGGTGGCTACTGATTCTGGTGTGTGCGTGGTAGCGCGCCGTGGCGGTGTGATTGATAGCATTGATGCGGGCAGAATTGTGGTGCGCGTTAATGAAGACGAAGTGGCGAAAGGTGATGCAGGCGTAGATATTTACAACCTGATCAAATATACGCGTTCTAATCAAAACACTTGCATCAATCAACGCCCTATCGTGCGTCCTGGTGATGTGGTTGCTTGCGGTGATGTATTGGCCGATGGCGTCTCTGTTGACCTCGGCGATTTGGCCTTGGGACAAAACATGCGCATCGCGTTCATGCCGTGGAATGGCTACAATTTCGAAGACTCCATCTTGATTTCTGAGCGTGTGGTGAAAGAAGATCGTTTTACTTCTATCCACATCCAAGAGTTGACTTGTATTGCGCGTGATACCAAGTTGGGCTCGGAAGAAATCACGGCTGATATCCCTAATGTTGGCGAAGGCGCATTAGGCAAACTGGATGATTCCGGTATTGTCTATGTTGGCGCAGAGGTTAAAGCGGGCGACATTCTGGTTGGCAAAGTGACGCCAAAAGGTGAAACACAGCTAACGCCAGAAGAAAAATTGTTACGCGCTATTTTTGGTGAGAAAGCGTCTGATGTGAAAGATACTTCACTGCGCGTTCCTTCCAGCACCAAAGGTACCGTTATTGATGTGCAGGTGTTCACGCGCGACGGCTTGAAAAAAGATCAACGCGCGCTGGATATTGAAAAAAATCAGCTGGATCAATACCGCAAAGATCTTAACGAAGAATATCGCATCATGGAAGACGCGGTGCTCGAGCGTCTGCATGCGGCCTTGTTGTCTAGCAAAGTCAGCGGCGGTGCCGGCCTGAAAAAAGGCACGGTGTTGACGCAGGAATTGTTGGCTGGTTTGGAGCGTGCGGATTGGTTCAAATTGCGTATGGATGACAGCGCGCTGAATGATCAAATCGAAAAAGCTGAACAGGGTCTTGCGGAACGCAAGAAGTTGCACGAAGACATGTTCGAAGACAAGCGTAGAAAAATCCAAGGCGGTGATAACCTCGCACCGGGCGTATTGAAAGTCGTCAAAGTATATTTGGCGGTAAAACGCCGCGTGCAACCCGGTGACAAAATGGCCGGTCGTCACGGGAACAAAGGTGTGGTGTCGGTCATCATGCCGGTTGAAGATATGCCGTACGATCAAAACGGAGAACCAGTGGATGTGGTATTGAATCCATTGGGCGTGCCATCGCGTATGAATGTCGGTCAGATTTTGGAAACACATTTGGGTCTTGCGGCAAAAGGCCTCGGTGAAAAAATCGATGCTATGTTGAAAGAACAGCGCAAAACCGCAGAAGTGCGCAAATTCCTCGACAGCATTTATTCATCGGGCGAAGGTCGCACGGAAAATATTGCGTCACTGACCGATGCCGAAGTGCTGACATTGGCGGGTAATTTGCGCGCCGGCGTGCCGATGGCAACGCCTGTTTTCAACGGTGCACATGAATCCGAAATCAAAGCGCTGTTGAAATTGGCGGATATGCCAGAGTCTGGACAGATGACTTTATACGACGGTCGTACTGGTGATGCGTTTGAGCGTCCAGTCACTGTGGGCTACATGTACATGCTTAAACTCAACCACTTGGTAGACGACAAAATGCATGCGCGTTCTACCGGTTCCTACTCGTTGGTTACGCAACAACCATTGGGTGGTAAAGCGCAGTTTGGTGGTCAGCGTTTTGGTGAGATGGAAGTGTGGGCGCTGGAAGCATACGGTGCTGCTTACACCTTGCAAGAAATGTTGACCGTGAAATCGGATGATGTTGCCGGCCGTACCAAAATGTATAAAAACATTGTGGATGGTGACTATCGCATGGAGCCAGGCATGCCGGAATCATTCAATGTATTGGTTAAAGAAATTCGCTCACTCGGTATTGATATCGAGCTTGAGTCAGATAACTGAGAGCGGAGGATTGGAACATGAAAGACTTAATGAGTTTGTTGAAGTCCTCACAAGAACATGCGGTTGAATTTGATAGCATCCGCATCGGTCTTGCTTCACCCGAAATGATTCGTTCATGGTCATTTGGTGAAGTGAAAAAACCAGAAACTATCAACTACCGTACCTTCAAGCCGGAACGAGATGGTTTGTTTTGTGCCAAGATTTTTGGTCCTATCAAAGATTACGAATGCTTGTGCGGCAAGTA
The DNA window shown above is from Cellvibrionales bacterium and carries:
- the rplL gene encoding 50S ribosomal protein L7/L12 encodes the protein MALTKEDIINAISEMSVKDVVELISAMEEKFGVTAAVAAVAVAAGPAAAAEEQTEFNIVLTSAGEKKVNVIKVVRELTGLGLKEAKDLVDGAPSTVKEGASKAEAEDAKKKLEEAGAAVELK
- the rpoB gene encoding DNA-directed RNA polymerase subunit beta — protein: MAYSYTEKKRIRKDFGKLPQVMDIPSLLAIQLESYQSFTQEHAVNARTDVGLQAAFNSVFPITSYNGNAALEYVDYSLGKPLFDVSESKLRGVTYAAPLRVKVRLVIYDRESSNKAIKDIKEQEVYMGEIPLMTEYGTFIVNGTERVVVSQLHRSPGVFFDHDKGKTHSSGKLLYNARIIPYRGSWLDFEFDPKDLVFVRIDRRRKLAATILLRAIGYSTEEMLAMFFENDQFHVLEGGGYQLSLVPSRLRGDIAAFDIVDNKGNVIVEEGRRITARHIKQLEKANVDKLQVPDTYLHGHSLAKDIVNPKTGEVLFECNTVIAADVLKKLKDAGIKEFETIYTNDLDCGAFISETLRVDPSRTQLEALVEIYRMMRPGEPPTKEAAENLFQNLFFSQERYELSAVGRMKFNRRLGREEIKGEGTLSREDIVDVLRCLIDIRNGKGVVDDIDHLGNRRVRSVGEMAENQFRIGLVRVERAVKERLSVAESEGLMPQDLINAKPVAAAVKEFFGSSQLSQFMDQNNPLSEITHKRRVSALGPGGLTRERAGFEVRDVHPTHYGRVCPIETPEGPNIGLINSLATYARTNDYGFIETPYRKVIDGKVTDQIEYLSAINEAECVIAQASAKIEKGKLVEELVAVRHLNEFTVKPPQDVQYMDVSPRQVVSVAASLIPFLEHDDANRALMGSNMQRQAVPTLRAQKPLVGTGMERVVATDSGVCVVARRGGVIDSIDAGRIVVRVNEDEVAKGDAGVDIYNLIKYTRSNQNTCINQRPIVRPGDVVACGDVLADGVSVDLGDLALGQNMRIAFMPWNGYNFEDSILISERVVKEDRFTSIHIQELTCIARDTKLGSEEITADIPNVGEGALGKLDDSGIVYVGAEVKAGDILVGKVTPKGETQLTPEEKLLRAIFGEKASDVKDTSLRVPSSTKGTVIDVQVFTRDGLKKDQRALDIEKNQLDQYRKDLNEEYRIMEDAVLERLHAALLSSKVSGGAGLKKGTVLTQELLAGLERADWFKLRMDDSALNDQIEKAEQGLAERKKLHEDMFEDKRRKIQGGDNLAPGVLKVVKVYLAVKRRVQPGDKMAGRHGNKGVVSVIMPVEDMPYDQNGEPVDVVLNPLGVPSRMNVGQILETHLGLAAKGLGEKIDAMLKEQRKTAEVRKFLDSIYSSGEGRTENIASLTDAEVLTLAGNLRAGVPMATPVFNGAHESEIKALLKLADMPESGQMTLYDGRTGDAFERPVTVGYMYMLKLNHLVDDKMHARSTGSYSLVTQQPLGGKAQFGGQRFGEMEVWALEAYGAAYTLQEMLTVKSDDVAGRTKMYKNIVDGDYRMEPGMPESFNVLVKEIRSLGIDIELESDN
- the rplA gene encoding 50S ribosomal protein L1, with the protein product MAKISKRAQAISAKVQSGKQYAIADAVALLKELSTVKFSETVDVSVNLGIDARKSDQSVRGATTLPHGSGKSVRVAVFTQGAAAEAAKAAGAELVGMEDLAEQIKGGLMDFDVVIASPDAMRVVGALGQVLGPRGLMPNPKTGTVTPDVVNAVKNAKAGQVRFRADKNGIIHGGIGKIGFDVTALKENLEAVINDLKKAKPSTAKGIYLKKITLSTTMGPGLVIDQASLNI
- the rplJ gene encoding 50S ribosomal protein L10 — translated: MALALEDKKAIVAEVQNAAKGALSAVIADSRGVTVDKMDALRKQARENGVWLRVVRNTLAKRAFQGTDYECLADSLVGPSIIAFSNEHPGAGARILRDFAKENDKFELKAACFEGTLVDIGMLATLPTYDEAISKLMSVLKEASAGKLVRTIAAVRDQKEQQAA